A genome region from Trichosurus vulpecula isolate mTriVul1 chromosome 5, mTriVul1.pri, whole genome shotgun sequence includes the following:
- the LOC118852076 gene encoding LOW QUALITY PROTEIN: 26S proteasome non-ATPase regulatory subunit 4-like (The sequence of the model RefSeq protein was modified relative to this genomic sequence to represent the inferred CDS: inserted 1 base in 1 codon), which translates to MMLESTMVCVDNSEYMWNGDFLPAQLQAQQDAVNIVCHSKXRSNTKNNVGLITLANDCEVLTTLTPDTGRILSKLHTVQPKGKITFCTGIHDAHLYLKHRQGKNHKLQVIAFMGSPVEDNEKDLVKLAKWLKKEKVNVDIISFGEEEANTDRMTAFLNTLSGKDGTSSHLVMVPPGPSLADALISSPILSGEGGAMLGLEASNFEFGVDSSADPELALALHVSMKEQQQRQEEEARQAAAAFAAKAGIATAGTKDSDDSLLKMIISQQEFGQSGLLDLSSMTEEEQIAYAMQMFLQGAEFVQAESGDIDASSAMDTSEPAKEEDNYDVMQDPELLQSVLENLPGVDPNNEAIGNAMGSLASQATKDGKKEKKEEDKKEED; encoded by the exons ATGATGTTGGAAAGCACTATGGTGTGTGTTGATAACAGTGAGTACATGTGGAATGGGGATTTCCTGCCCGCACAGCTACAGGCCCAGCAGGATGCAGTCAACATAGTATGTCACTCCA ACAGAAGCAACACCAAGAACAACGTGGGACTCATCACACTGGCTAATGACTGTGAGGTACTTACTACACTAACCCCTGACACTGGCCGAATTTTGTCCAAGCTCCACACAGTTCAACCCAAGGGCAAGATTACCTTCTGTACTGGCATTCACGATGCCCATTTGTATCTGAAACACAGACAAGGCAAGAATCACAAGCTGCAGGTCATTGCTTTTATGGGCAGCCCAGTAGAAGACAATGAGAAGGATCTGGTTAAGCTAGCAAAGTggctaaagaaagagaaagtgaatgTTGACATTATCagctttggggaggaggaagcaaACACAGACAGAATGACAGCCTTCCTGAACACACTAAGTGGCAAGGATGGGACCAGCTCGCATCTGGTGATGGTACCCCCTGGGCCCAGCTTGGCTGATGCCCTCATCAGCTCCCCTATCCTGTCTGGAGAAGGTGGTGCCATGTTGGGGTTAGAGGCCAGCAACTTTGAGTTTGGGGTGGATTCCAGTGCTGATCCTGAACTAGCCCTGGCCCTTCATGTATCCATGAAAGAACAGCAACAGAGGCAAGAGGAGGAGGCAAGACAGGCAGCAGCAGCCTTTGCTGCTAAGGCTGGGATTGCCACAGCTGGAACCAAAGATTCAGATGATTCCCTGCTAAAGATGATCATCAGTCAGCAGGAGTTTGGTCAGAGTGGACTCCTTGACTTAAGCAGCATGACTGAAGAAGAGCAGATTGCGTATGCCATGCAGATGTTCTTGCAGGGAGCTGAGTTTGTTCAGGCAGAGTCAGGTGACATCGATGCCAGCTCAGCCATGGATACCTCTGAGCCTGCCAAGGAGGAAGATAATTACGATGTGATGCAAGACCCTGAGTTGCTACAGAGTGTTCTGGAGAATCTGCCAGGCGTGGACCCCAATAATGAGGCCATAGGCAATGCCATGGGGTCACTAGCCTCACAAGCTACCAAGGatggcaaaaaggaaaagaaagaggaggacaaGAA ggaagaagat